From one Sphaeramia orbicularis chromosome 9, fSphaOr1.1, whole genome shotgun sequence genomic stretch:
- the LOC115425145 gene encoding LOW QUALITY PROTEIN: nuclear factor 7, brain-like (The sequence of the model RefSeq protein was modified relative to this genomic sequence to represent the inferred CDS: inserted 1 base in 1 codon; substituted 1 base at 1 genomic stop codon) codes for MAEKKIELFESFLSCHVCSETFRDPVSLSCNHSFCSNCLKEFWEKTKNKNCPICKRKSSKDEPLVNFSLKELADSFVGRLNVGSSETEKGEKKVEVVCSKHQEEPKLFCKDENRAVCLICDFPHHREHTVVPVEEAVTEMKDQLKSDLKSLQKRRRNMRNTEIYDAIIQHLKKQVLFTENQIRAEFXKLHQFLREEEESRLAALREEEEQKRRSVIREMKRIEEQMSSVSDSICAVEEELQKARAPFLISCKDTQSRARAQCSVSEPQLISGALIHVDKHLGNLSFRVWDKMRGQVHFSPVILDPNTANGWLHLSDDLTSVRNGDTDQHLPDNPERLIYFADVHGSEGFNSGKHSWDVEVGDHPDWILGLVKESGXQEGKGVASPKYGIWCLSHRSGKYTNGAGQTVTVQTSPQRIRVELDYDRGEVSFYNAEDKTHIYTYTDTFTEKLYPYFSIGKAGDAETTDVKICQRKISLLFT; via the exons ATGGCTGAGAAGAAGATTGAACTATTTGAAAGTTTCCTGAGTTGTCATGTGTGTTCAGAGACGTTCAGAGACCCTGTGTCTCTGAGCTGTAACCACAGCTTCTGTTCAAACTGCCTGAAGGAATTCTGGGAGAAAACTAAGAACAAAAACTGTCCCATTtgtaaaagaaaatcttcaaaGGATGAACCACTTGTGAACTTCAGTCTGAAAGAACTGGCTGATTCATTTGTTGGGAGACTGAACGTTGGATCATCTGagacagaaaaaggagaaaagaaggtggaggtggtctgcagcaaacatcaagaagaacctaaactgttctgtaaagatgaaaacagagctgtgtgTTTGATCTGTGATTTTCCTCATCATCGTGAACACACTGTGGTTCCTGTAGAAGAAGCAGTTACTGAAATGAAGGATCAGCTGAAATCTGACTTAAAGTCTctacagaaaagaagaagaaatatgagaAACACAGAAATCTACGATGCAATAATCCAACACTTAAAGAAACAGGTTTTGTTCACAGAGAATCAGATCAGAGCAGAGT ACAAACTGCACCAGTTcctgagagaggaagaggagtccagactggcagctctgagggaggaagaggagcagaagaggaggagtgtgatcagagagatgaagaggattgaggagcagatgtcctctgtgtcagacagtatctgtgctgttgaagaagagctgcagaaagccaGAGCTCCATTCCTCATCAGTTGTAAAGACACTCAGAGCAGAGCCAGAGCCCAGTGCTCAGTGTCAGAGCCACAGCTGATCTCAGGAGCACTGATCCATGTGGACAAACACCTGGGCAACCTGTCCTTCAGAGTCTGGGACAAGATGAGGGGACAGGTCCACTTCAGCCCCGTCATCCTGGACCCAAACACTGCAAACGGATGGCTTCATCTGTCTGATGATCTGACCAGTGTGAGAAATGGAGACACAGATCAGCATCTTCCTGATAATCCAGAGAGATTAATTTACTTTGCTGATGTTCATGGCTCTGAGGGCTTCaactcagggaaacacagctGGGACGTGGAGGTGGGAGACCATCCTGACTGGATTTTAGGTTTGGTTAAAGAGTCAGGTTGACAGGAAGGGAAAGGTGTTGCTTCACCAAAATATGGAATCTGGTGTTTAAGCCATCGCAGTGGAAAATACACTAATGGTGCTGGTCAGACTGTAACAGTGCAGACGAGTCCACAGAGGATCAGAGTTGAACTGGACTATGACAGGGGGGAGGTGTCCTTCTACAACGCTGAAGACAAGACTCACATCTACACCTACACAGACACTTTCACTGAGAAACTCTACCCTTATTTCAGTATTGGAAAGGCTGGTGATGCTGAAACCACTGATGTTAAAATCTGTCAGAGGAAGATTTCTCTGTTGTTTACgtag